One segment of Hippopotamus amphibius kiboko isolate mHipAmp2 chromosome 2, mHipAmp2.hap2, whole genome shotgun sequence DNA contains the following:
- the ATP6V1G1 gene encoding V-type proton ATPase subunit G 1 — translation MASQSQGIQQLLQAEKRAAEKVSEARKRKNRRLKQAKEEAQAEIEQYRLQREKEFKAKEAAALGSHGSCSTEVEKDTQEKMTILQTYFRQNRDEVLDNLLAFVCDIRPEIHENYRING, via the exons ATGGCTAGTCAGTCGCAGGGCATCCAGCAGCTGCTCCAGGCCGAGAAGCGGGCCGCCGAGAAGGTGTCGGAGGCTCGCAAGC gaaagaacCGGAGGCTGAAGCAGGCCAAAGAAGAAGCCCAGGCTGAAATTGAACAGTACCGCCTGCAGAGGGAGAAGGAGTTCAAGGCCAAGGAAGCTGCG GCTCTGGGATCCCACGGCAGTTGCAGCACTGAAGTGGAGAAGGACACACAGGAGAAGATGACCATCCTCCAGACTTACTTCCGGCAGAACAGGGATGAAGTCCTGGATAACCTCTTGGCCTTTGTTTGCGACATCCGGCCAGAAATCCATGAGAACTACCGCATTAATGGATAG